The window TCAAACAGGAGGAACTTCATGAAATGGCTAATGATCGTGGTGAGTCTGTGCCTACTGGGTGCAGCGGCTGGTGCTGCACCGGACTCCGGTGGGCGCTGGATCCACCCGCGCTGCGACACTCTCAATCTGCCCAAGCGAGGCCCCTTTGTGCTCATGGCAGATGGCGCCTTGGGCACCTTAGACGAGCGGGGCTTTTCCTTGAGCCATGATGGCGGCAAGACCTGGTCTGAGCCGTCGCCCGTGTGCGAAGGTATCTACCCGGCCGAGCCCGCGTCCTTCTACCTGTTGCGCACGAAGAGCAACGTCCTGGTCGTCGTGTTCCTGAACTTTGAGGGACGCAAGTTCAGTTGGGACAGTGAGCGGAACGAACCTGGCGACTGCAAGCTGGAAGTCTGGGCCGTGCGCAGCCTGGACGGCGGCAAGACCTGGATCGACAAGCAGCGTCTCTTGGACGGCTACAACGCCAATTTCTTCGGCCTAATTCAGACCAGTTCGGGCAGAATCGTGGTCCCTTTGCAGCACCTCGTGTCTGACCCAGGACGGCTGGTGAGTTGCTCCTTTTGGTCGGATGACGACGGCCACACCTGGCAGCGCAGCAACTGGATCGACTTGGGCGGACATGGCCACCACGACGGGGCCTTCGAGC is drawn from Calditrichota bacterium and contains these coding sequences:
- a CDS encoding exo-alpha-sialidase; the protein is MIVVSLCLLGAAAGAAPDSGGRWIHPRCDTLNLPKRGPFVLMADGALGTLDERGFSLSHDGGKTWSEPSPVCEGIYPAEPASFYLLRTKSNVLVVVFLNFEGRKFSWDSERNEPGDCKLEVWAVRSLDGGKTWIDKQRLLDGYNANFFGLIQTSSGRIVVPLQHLVSDPGRLVSCSFWSDDDGHTWQRSNWIDLGGHGHHDGAFEPTVAELPDGRLLMLLRTNLDRFWQAVSEDTGRYWRTIQPSIIDASSAPGHLVRLQSGRFVLVWNRLNPEGRTWPKTMPTPFHTEFPASWHREELSIAFSEDGLHWGEPVVIARQIGGQLSYPYVFEPSPGEIWVMVGFALKKPWQDPWPLQLRLREKDFVRQ